The genomic DNA CCGGAAGCATCTGGTAAAACCACCTTAGCCCTGCATATCCTGGCTGAAGCTCAAAAAACAGGTGGAGTTGCGGCTTTTGTGGATGCAGAACATGCTTTAGCCCCGAATTATGCCAGAGCCTTGGGTGTGGACATTGATAACCTTCTGATCTCCCAGCCCGATACGGGTGAACAAGCCCTGGAGATAACCGAGACTCTGGTTCGCAGCGGAGCAGTAGATGTTATCGTCATCGACTCAGTTGCTGCGCTGGTCCCCAAAGCAGAGATCGAGGGGGAAATGGGGGACGCTCATATGGGTCTTCAGGCAAGGCTTATGTCCCAGGCTTTAAGGAAGCTTACCGGCACAATCAGCAAATCCAAAACCTGTGTTATCTTCATAAACCAGATCAGGATGAAAATCGGAGTGATGTTCGGAAATCCGGAAACCACCACCGGCGGGATCGCGCTGAAGTTCTATTCCTCAGTCAGGATGGATATCCGCAGAATCGCCTCGATCAAGGAAGGCGAGAATGTTACCGGCTCCAGAACCAGAGTGCGGGTAGTGAAAAACAAGGTCGCCCCTCCATTCAAAGAGGCGGAATTTGATATAATCTACGGGAAAGGGATCTCCAGAGAGGGTGAGCTGGTCGACTTAGGGGTGGAACAGAACGTCTTAGAGAAAAGCGGAACCTGGGTCTCCTATAAAGGTGAAAGGTTAGGCCAGGGAAGGGATAATGCCAAGCAGTTTTTACTGGACAATCCGGATATTACCAGAAAGATTGAACAGGAGATAAAGGAGAAATTAGGGCTCAGATCTAAACCAGCAGAGGAGAAAGAACCAGAAGTGGTAGCCAAAGGAAAAGGGAAGTAGTTGCTGGCACCTTCTTTACGATTTCCTCAGAAATGCCCCGGATAACCAAAATCGAGCCTCAGAAGAAAAATCCTAAAAGAAGGTCTGTCTTTTTAGATGAAAGGTTTGCTTTTGGCCTGGATGAAGAGGTGGTCTACAAATATGGTTTAAAAGTCGGACAGGAGCTTGAG from Candidatus Zixiibacteriota bacterium includes the following:
- the recA gene encoding recombinase RecA, with the translated sequence MTTHQSEEKKKALDQAVSQIEKQFGKGSIMRLGSESLGIKVPVIPTGSVALDYALGVGGVPRGRVVEIFGPEASGKTTLALHILAEAQKTGGVAAFVDAEHALAPNYARALGVDIDNLLISQPDTGEQALEITETLVRSGAVDVIVIDSVAALVPKAEIEGEMGDAHMGLQARLMSQALRKLTGTISKSKTCVIFINQIRMKIGVMFGNPETTTGGIALKFYSSVRMDIRRIASIKEGENVTGSRTRVRVVKNKVAPPFKEAEFDIIYGKGISREGELVDLGVEQNVLEKSGTWVSYKGERLGQGRDNAKQFLLDNPDITRKIEQEIKEKLGLRSKPAEEKEPEVVAKGKGK